TTACTCAAAGCTTCATTAAAGGAATTGACGGAAAAGACTTCGATGATTATCCAGTATGATGGCACATGGGGTGTTTATAATATGTTTTCGTCCCTCAAGGTGATTCCTGACAACAAAGAGCTTCTTGTTCGTTTTACACCGGAGATAACAGCACTGATTAATAAGATTGCTATATCACAGAACTATACAATGATTTCTCTCAAGAGTATCAATTCCATCAAGCGTTATGCAACAATGAGGATGTACGAGTTCTGTAACCAATACCGTAATATGGATTCGCAATTCGTTTATGTGGATGATGAGGTACTTCGAACCATGTTGAACTGTAAGGACAAGTATGAGAATCCAAAGGATTTTAAAAAATATGTTTTGTTGGTTGCCGAAAAGGAACTGAAGGATCTGGCCGAGAAAGGGGAGGTGGATGTATATTTCAGTTTTTCGGATGTTGAAAAAGAGAAGGCCGATTGGAAATATAAGCTGAAGAAAGTAACAAAATGGGCATTTGTTATTCATAAGGCGTTAAGTTTCGAAGAAGGTTATGTTTCTCATGACAGTATGGAGGAGAGGGAACGCAGTGCCTTAAGAACCGTTGAAAACATACTGGATAATTGCAAGGATATAAATTTCGAGATGAAATCTATACTTCGTAAGCAGGCGAGGAAACTATCAGGTAAGGAATTGGTCTCCATGGTTCAGGATCTTCAGATGGAGGTTATGTTTTCATCGTATAGGCAGTCATTTTCTTCAGTAGATAATGTGTTTAGAAAGTACGGTATAGGCTAC
The sequence above is drawn from the Elusimicrobiaceae bacterium genome and encodes:
- a CDS encoding replication initiation protein, producing the protein MKTLEEELDYFPEPMKEALKINFCLLDKVDFASDDAETYLDYLSKRIIFIEKKVHPDGKTHVIAFAYDNESYQFFEDHLESIFHYVFSYFKEINGHLEYKIQIVPKKMDEYYPRMRTLLSAYVKRLRSEDVAKKAEMMIKEKKLIGLDSILKRNRYAQNNLLTKAGFSDNLSVVQKKMLNYFIFKFQYKAETDLFGESYITITAQELVKCGCGSNQTLLKASLKELTEKTSMIIQYDGTWGVYNMFSSLKVIPDNKELLVRFTPEITALINKIAISQNYTMISLKSINSIKRYATMRMYEFCNQYRNMDSQFVYVDDEVLRTMLNCKDKYENPKDFKKYVLLVAEKELKDLAEKGEVDVYFSFSDVEKEKADWKYKLKKVTKWAFVIHKALSFEEGYVSHDSMEERERSALRTVENILDNCKDINFEMKSILRKQARKLSGKELVSMVQDLQMEVMFSSYRQSFSSVDNVFRKYGIGYVNM